GATTGCATGCGTTGAATTTGGGAGATCGCACGGTTACGCCCGGCGACTGGCATTTCAGCGCGTTGGATTGGCGACATCCATTCACATTGGAGGCTGATTCGTCTCCCTTTGCTTCTTGGCGCATCGGTTTACAGGATGTGCCAGGCATGGGAATCGTACCCACAGCCGACCATATTCGCGCATGCGTGGACTTGATTGAGCAAGGCCATTACGGTGAGGCGCAGGGAATGCGTGAGGACTATATCGACGACGACTCGTTTTCGCCAGAGATTATGCGTATGATCTGGAAGTTGCGTAATCGTGACGAGTGGCCTTTAATCGACCAGTTCATGGGACGCGAGTATCAGTGTCAGTGGCTGGACTTCAAACAGTCCCAGAATACGAACACAACACAGGCCATGACACAACTCCGCGTTCTTTCCCCTCTTCCCCATCGCAAGTGACACCGCCCCAGGCGTAACCCGTACCCATGCTGTGTTGGCTTTGTATGGCATACGATTGGGTTATCTGACATGGTAGGAGGCTGCGATGGTCATCGAGCAGAGGCAACTGCTGTGCCGCGACCGTTCTGTGCTTGCTTTCAGCATTGATACGGATTCGGGTCGCGCTGTAGGCAATGGCAGGGTTCTTGATTCCGCACGCCTGCCTTTAGAATTCATCTCACACGGAAAATTGTCCGTATTCGCTTCTGCTATAGACGCTTGGTGGTTTGCACGCGCAATACCTGGAACAAGAGATCATATTCGCGCAAGTCTTGAGTCGATTGGCTTGCATTCGGCGCAAGAACTATTGAATCGCTCATTCGGCCTCAGCCTCTCGGACCAGTTCTGGGTGCGCCCATCAGACAGCAATGTCCGTTGGCAGGATGTGAACTTTTTTACCAACCCTTTTGACGAGGACTTGGGCAAAGCACTCTTCTCCCCATACTCTTCCTCAGCTCACTTGAATTTCAATTCTCCTGACGCAACCAGTGGCGGCGATTTGCCGAAACGCTGGGCCATCGACCCATCAAGCAACACCCGAGTGCTCATTAAGGGTGGCAGATACAATCAGGAACCCTTGAATGAGCATATTGCTTCAGACCTGTGTGCCAGATTGGGCGTGGATCATGTGCAATACCGCCTTG
This Bifidobacterium sp. WK041_4_12 DNA region includes the following protein-coding sequences:
- a CDS encoding HipA domain-containing protein gives rise to the protein MVIEQRQLLCRDRSVLAFSIDTDSGRAVGNGRVLDSARLPLEFISHGKLSVFASAIDAWWFARAIPGTRDHIRASLESIGLHSAQELLNRSFGLSLSDQFWVRPSDSNVRWQDVNFFTNPFDEDLGKALFSPYSSSAHLNFNSPDATSGGDLPKRWAIDPSSNTRVLIKGGRYNQEPLNEHIASDLCARLGVDHVQYRLAESDNRLVSVCDEMLSDNEELLSAGQVINAFKADNQLSRKSQWIASAAALGAAEEELAKATDDFILVDYLMRNTDRHYGNFGLIRNVESLQLRPAPIYDTGASLWAGQLQMDNRDYISLPFFASQGKPTARRQLRLLSKDSWKGIDMSLLADWPSYVAQELSRYDQLSPSRIATIEHAVAGRVEHIRYERNTALSS